The following DNA comes from Vannielia litorea.
CATCCCCGCCGTCGCCAACGCCCGCATCCACGAGATCAAATCGCCCATCATCCTCCAGCCCGGCCCCGCCGCGCTGACCGATGGGCTCGATGCCATCCTCGCCGCCCTTGGCCGGGACTAAGCCCACCACCCCGACTAGCCAAACGCGCCCGGTTCTGCCGTAATGCCCTTGAATACCGGGGAGGCCAGATGACCGAGACAACCGACGCAGGCGAATACGACTACATCGTCGTGGGCGCGGGCTCTGCGGGCTGCGTGCTGGCCAACCGCCTCTCCGCCAACCCGGCCAACCGCGTGCTGCTGCTCGAGGCCGGCGGGTCAGATCATCACCACTGGGTGCACATTCCCGTGGGCTACCTCTACGCCATGGGCAACCCGCGGCTCGACTGGTGCTATCGCACCGCCGAAGAGCCCGGCCTCAATGGCCGCTCGCTCGCCTATCCGCGCGGCAAGGTGCTGGGCGGCTGTTCCTCGATCAACGGCATGATCTACATGCGCGGGCAGGCAGCCGATTACGACCAGTGGCGCCAAGCGGGCTGCACCGGCTGGGGCTGGGACGATGTGCTGCCGCTCTTCCGCAAGTCAGAGAACCACCTCGCCGGCGCCAGCCCGGCCCACGGCACCGGCGGCGAGCTGGACGTGACCGAGCAGCGCCTGCACTGGCCGGTGCTCGATGCGGTGGCCGAGGCGGCGCAGGAGATGGGCATCCCGGAGAGCCACGATTTCAACGATGGCGACAACGAGGGCGTCGGGTACTTCCCGGTCAACCAGCGCGGCGGCTGGCGATGGAACGCCCGCAAGGCCTTCCTCAAGCCGGTCCGCACCCGCCCTAACCTCCGCATCGAAACCCACGCCCACGCACAGCGCCTGACCCTCTCCGAAGGCCGCGCCGATGGCGTGATCTACCGCCAGAACGGGCGCCTGATGCAAGCCCGCGCGAAGGGCGAGATCGTGCTGGCGGCAGGGGCGGTGAACACCCCCCAACTGCTCGAACTCTCCGGCATCGGCCAGCCCGACCTGCTCCAATCGCTCGGCATCCCCGTGGCGCTGGAGGCTCCCGGCGTCGGCGAGAACCTGCAGGACCACCTGCAAATCCGCACCGTCTACCGCATCACCGGCGCGCTCACCCTGAACGACCGGATGCGCAGCCTCTTCGGCAAGGCGCAGATCGCGCTGGAATACGCCCTGCGCCGCTCCGGCCCGATGTCGATGGCCCCCAGCCAGCTCGGCATCTTCACCCGCTCGGGGCCGGAGTTCGACCGCGCCAATATCGAATATCACATCCAGCCGCTCACGCTGGAGGCCTTCGGCCAGCCGCTGGACCGTGACCCGGGCGTGACCATCTCGGTCTGCAACCTGCGCCCCGAGAGCCGCGGCACCATCCACGCCACGGCGCCCACCGCCGACACGGCCCCCGAGATCCGCCCCAATTACCTCTCCGCCCGCGCCGACCAGATCGTCGCCGTCGACAGCCTGCGCCACGCCCGCCGCCTGATGGCCACCGCCGGGCTGCAAGACCTTCAACCGCGCGAAATCAAACCCGGCCCGGAGGTGCAGAGTGAGGAAGAGATGCTGAAAGCTGCAGGCGACCTTGGCACCACCATCTTCCACCCGGTCGGCACCGCCCGCATGGGCAACGACCCGGGCGCCGTGGTCGACCCCGAGCTGCGCCTCAACGGCCTCACCGGCCTGCGCATAGCCGACGCCTCCATCATGCCCACTATCCCCTCCGGCAACACACATGCACCGGTGACGATGATCGCAGAGAAAGCGGCAGAGATGATGCTGCGGGCGGGGTAGGGGGGCAAGAAGCCGACCAACCCAAGCGCATGAAAGGCACTCCGGCACACACGCCGGTCGGCACACACTCAGTCGGATTTCAGGGGGAAGTGGCGCGCTGGGGAGGATTCGAACCCCCGACCCCTTGATTCGTAGTCAAGTACTCTATCCAACTGAGCTACCAGCGCGTGGAGCCGTCATCTAACCGCCCCGTCCGACCATTGCAAGGGGGGTCGCGCCGGTTTTCGCATTGGGGCAAACTGATTGCGAGCAACGCGCGTTGACCCACCGAAAGGAGGCCCCATGCCCGACGGTTTCACCATCCTGCCCGATACCCCGCCCGAGGTGCTCGCCGTATCCGGCCACGGCACGATTGACGCAGCCGCCTATGAGGAGGTTCTGCGCCCCGAACTCGAGGCTCGGCTCGCCCGACACGCGCACATCCGCCTGCTCTACGTGCTGGAGGACGACTTCGAAGGCTTCACCACCGGGGCTGCCATAAGCGACGCCCGGCTCGGCCTGAGCCACCTGCACGATTTCTCCCGTATTGCTCTGGTGACGGATGCCGAATGGGTGAATCACGCCGTGCGCCTCTTCGCGCCGCTCATTCCGGCGCCGCTCCGCTGCTTCCCGCTCTCTCGCCGTCGCGAGGCAGAGGCTTGGGTGTCAGAGTCCGACCCCTCCGCCGAGGCCGACGCGGACCCGCCATTGGGTGAGTCGTTTCCGGTCTGAACACGGTGCCTGCATGGCGAGGTTAGTATCGCGTTGAGCGGGCGTGCCTTGTTGTTACGGATCGCCCGAACACAAGACAGGCGTTTTGCGTATGCATGGGATGTGCATCAGTTGTGCATCAATTGTGTATGGCCAAAAGCCGAATCGATGGGGCCCGTTAACCCTGCCGCCAAATCAGCGGATCGGCTCGAACCCGGCATCCCGCATCGTGCAGTCCCGCACCACGTCACGCCCGCAGTCGCGCGGCTCCAGATCCTTGGTGAGGCAGATCCGCACTTCCTGAATCCGCCCCGCCTTGCAGGTCACCGTCAGCATGTCGGCGCCGAGGTCGGGATTGTCCTTCAACCACGCCTCTTCGACCACTGAGGCGGGCAGGGTGATCGGGTCTTTCAGCTTCCGGAACACCTCGGGCCGGGTCACGCTGCCATAGGCCTCTCGGGCGGCGGCGAAATAGGCAGCCGAAGAGAGGCCGGCACAGCGCCCATGCTTCTTCCACTGATACCAGGCAAGGCCGGAAGTTCCCATGATATCAGCCATCTGGGCGGTATCGCTTCTGCTTGGGTCCCGCTCGGCGGTGCGGCAGAAACTCGGCCAGCCCCGCTCGTATTGCGGCCAGAGCCCGTGCAGCACCCAGCCATATCCGCGGCCCCGGTCGCACTGCGGCGAACCCTTGGCCCGGCCCTCCAGCGCACACCAGTTCGGCGACCACGACAGGCTCATCACGTAGTAGTCAAAGTCACCGGCCCGCTCGCCCTCGGCCCATGCCGGCCCGGCCAGCCCAAGCAGTATCGCCGCGATCCAAGCCCGCATTCGCCCTTCCTTTCCTGATCGGTTTTCCCTATACAGCCCCCCAAGTTCCCCGACAACGTGAACTCACCCCGCCAAAACCCGGGGTCGCCTTTCCGGCGTCGGGAAAGTCGTGCTCAAGGAGTCCCTACCGATGAACAAACCCCTTATGGCAAAGGCCACCGCCGTCTGGCTGGTGGACAACACCACACTCAGCTTCACCCAGATCGCCGAGTTCTGCGGGCTGCATGAGCTGGAAGTTCAGGGCATCGCCGATGGCGACGTGGCGCAGGGCGTGAAGGGCTTTGACCCGATCGCCAACAACCAGCTGACCCAGGACGAGATCGACGCGGGTGAAAAAGACCCGCGCCACAAGCTGAAGCTCAAGTTCAACCAGGCCGCCGTGGGCGAAGAAAAGCGCCGCGGCCCGCGCTACACTCCGCTTTCCAAGCGGCAGGACCGTCCGGCCTCGATCCTCTGGCTGGTCAAGTTCCACCCCGAGCTGACCGACGGCCAGATCGGCAAACTGGTCGGCACGACCAAGCCGACCATTCAAGCGATCCGCGAGCGCACCCACTGGAATATCCAGAATATTCAACCGATTGATCCGGTCGCCCTCGGCCTCTGCAAGCAGACCGAACTGGACGCCGCCGTGCAGAAGGCCGCCGCCAAGAAAGCCCGCGAAGGCGAGGCGATCTCGGACGATGAGCGCCGCAAGCTGCTCTCCACCGAGCAGAGCCTGACCGCCGAGCCGGAGCCCAAGATCCCCTCGGCGATCTCGGGCCTCGAGACCTTCACCCTCACCGGAAACGACGAGGAGGAAGACAAGAAGGAAGAGACCGTGCTCGACGCCGACAGCTTCTTCAACCTCCCCGACGACGAGAGTGGCTCCGACGACGAGCAGCCCTGACCCGGCCAAACACCCTTGAATTGAAGGCCATACAGGCCGACCATCCCGGCAGTCATTCTGCCGGGATTTTCTTTGCCATGCGCCTCTATGCCTTTGTTTTCCTTTCTGCATCCCCCGCCTTTGCCGGCGATGGCACCTGCGATGAACTCTGGTTTACCCGCAACGCTATCTTCCACGAGGCGGGCTATTGCTTTGGCTCACCGCTCGGGCAGGCCATCTTCGGCAACGAAGCTTGCACGACCAAGTCGCCCGATCTGACGGCCGCCCAAACAGCCCGGCTGGACCGTGTGAAAGCCGCCGAAGAGGGCTGCGTGGTCGAACTGAGCCGCACCTCGCTCGACATCCCCGACCTTGCCATTCGTCGCCGCCTCACCGTGCTGCCTATCCGCTCCGAGAGCGAGTCCGGGTGCATCGGCTGGAAGGGTGGGCCGTTCAGCCTGCGCACCGGCACAAGCCATTCTGCCGAAACGCTTTTTACATTGGAGCCGGATGACGTGGTGCTCTTCTCGCACGAGAGTGAGCAGGCCGGGGGTGAAGTCTGGGACTACGTTCAGGTCTACGATAACGGCGTCTTCCGCAAGGCGGGCTGGGCGGTAATCGACTGGGGGCCGGAGGTGTGCGATGGCCTTGCAGGCTAGGCCTTGCCGGAGCTGGCGATCTCCTTCGGCGAAGCAGCTTTAGCGGCTGCCTGCCTGGGAAAACGAAGGAGATCGCCATCCTGTGCCAGCCGTGCCTCGCTCGCGGCAGGCTGTGACCCGGCAAATCGGGAAGGAAGGCCGAGGGAAACGATATTGGCCTCCGTCCCGGCGGGCCCTTCGCCCGCCGCCTGCTCGAGCGCGCGTCGCAGGGCGGGGTTCAGCCCCACTCCATGCGGTTTGGCAGCGTGGTCCATCGTCAAGAGTTCACGAAAAAACCTGTCCATCGCCTGCGCCCTCGTTTCCGAAGTGGCGGCGGGAGCGCGGCATCCTTGCCCGATCCTACCCACAGGCCACTCCGGAACCCTTAAATTCCGTTAGCGTCTTGCTGGAGTGGCCTCTGGCGCGCTGTTGGCGTGTATCTGACAAAAATAGTCAGGTAAGTCAACGGCGCAAATTCGTGCTCAGTCAAAAATCTGGCAAGACTCAGTTCTAAAGGCTTTTTCTCGCGCGAAGCGCCGCGCCTATGGTGCCGTCGTCGAGGTAGTCCAACTCGCCGCCCACCGGCACGCCTTGGGCGAGGGAAGTGATCGTCAGCCCCATATCCTCAAGCTGGTCGGCGATGTAGTGGGCCGTGGTCTGGCCATCGACCGTGGCGTTCAGCGCAAGGATCACCTCGCTGATGCCCTCCTCGCGTACACGCTCCGCAAGCCGCGGAATGCGCAGCTCTTCCGGCCCCACGGCGTCGAGCGCGCTCAGCACGCCGCCCAGTACGTGATAGCGCCCCTTGAACACGCCCGCCCGCTCCATCGCCCAGAGGTCGGCCACGTCTTCGACCACGCACAGCTCGCCGGTCGCCCGCTTCTCGCTCAGGCAGATCGAGCACACGTCGGCCGTGCCCACGTTGCCGCAGCGCAGGCATTCCCGTGCGGTTTCGGCGACCCGGCGCATGGAGTCGGCCAGCGGAACCAGCAACTGGCCGCGCTTCTTGATGAGCTGAAGCACCGCCCGCCGGGCCGAGCGCGGCCCAAGGCCGGGCAGTCGGGCCATCAGGGCGATCAGCCCTTCGATCTCTTCCTGGTCTCCGGCCATGCCGTTACCCGCCTGTTAACTCTTTGCTGGCAGAGTTCAGAGCGGCAGGTCCATGCCCTCGGGCAGGCCCATCTCGCGGGTGATCTTCTCCATCTCCTGACGCGCCTTCACTTGGGCCTTGGCCTGAGCGTCCTTGATCGCGGCGAGGATCAGGTCTTCGACCACTTCCTTCTCTTCGGGGTTGAAGATCGAGGGGTCGATATCCAGCCCGTTGAGCACGCCTTTGGCGGTGCAGCGGGCCTTGACCAACCCGGCGCCGCTTTCGCCCTCAACAGTCATTTCCGCCAGTTCTTCCTGCAGCTTGGCCATCTTGCCCTGCATCTCCTGCGCGGCCTTCATCATCTTGGCCATATCGCCGAGTTGGCCCAGTCCTTTAAGCATCTCGTAACCTTTCGCGTATAGAAGGGATCAGTCCTCTTCGAAGGGGTCCCATTCGTCGTCCACTTCCGGAAGCGCCTCCGCGGCGGCCTCCGCCTCGATCTCTTTCACAGTGCGGATCTCGCGGATCTTCGCACCCGGAAACTCCGCCAGAACCGATTGCACCAGCGGGTGCTCGCGCACCTCCGTCTCCAGCGCCATCCGCTCGGCATCACGAACCTCGGCAATGGTCTCACCACCGCCGGACCCCACAACAGAAACGCCCCAGCGCACGCCCGTCCATGTCTGCAGCCGTCCGCCCAGCCGCGCGGCAAGGTCGGGGGCGGCATCATCGGTGGGCTCAAACTCGATCCGGCCGGGCTGGTAGCGGGCGAGCCGCAGAGTGGTTTCCACCTCCACAAGCAGCTTCACATCGCGATGGTAACGGATCAGTTCCACCACGTCCTCGAACCGCCCGTAGCGTGCCAATGCCACCTCCGGCTCCACCGCCAGCGCGGTAGCGGTGCCATGAGGTGTTCCGGCGGGGGCCGAGATGGGCGGCGCAGCGCTATGGCTGACGGCGGGAGCCTGCGCCGAGGGCGCAGCCACACCATTGCCGCCACCCCCGCCCGGGCCGGGAGGCGGGGGAGGGGGCATGTCCTTCAGTTTGCGAATGAGCTCGTCGGGCGTGGGCAGTTCCGACACATGCGTCAGCCGGATGATCGCCATCTCGGCGGCCATCATAGCATTCGGTGCCTGGCTCACTTCTTCCAGTGATTTCAGCAGCATCTGCCACATCCGCGACAGCACCCGCATCGAGATGCTCTCAGCTAGCGCCCGCCCGCGATCCCGCTCGTCGGGCGAGATCGTAGGGTCATCGCCCGCATCGGGAGTGATCTGCGTGACAGAGACCCAATGGGTAACTTCTGCCAAGTCCCGCAGCACCGCCATCGGGTCCGCGCCCTCGGCATATTGCTGCGCCAGCTCGCCCAGCGCCCCGCTGGCATCGCCGCGCAGCACCATCTCGAAAAGGTCCAGCACCCGGCCCCGGTCTGCCAGACCCAGCATGGCGCGGACGGTTTCGGCCGAAGCCTCCTCACCGCCTTGCCCAAGCGCCTGATCGAGCAGCGAGGTCGCATCCCGCGCCGAGCCTTCCGAGGCCCGTGCCAGCAGGGCCAGCGCGTCATCGGTGATCTTGCCGCCCTCGGCTTCGGAGATCCGGCGCATAAGGGCGATCATGTCTTCCGGCTCGATCCGTCGCAGATCGAACCGCTGGCAACGGCTCAGAACCGTCACCGGCACCTTGCGAATCTCGGTCGTCGCGAAAATGAACTTGGCGTGGGCGGGCGGCTCCTCCAGCGTCTTCAGCAGCGCGTTGAACGCGCTCTTCGACAGCATGTGAACCTCGTCGATGATGTAGACCTTGTAGCGCGCATTGGCCGGCGCATAGTGAACCGTATCAAGCACTTCGGCGCGAATGTCGTCGATCCCGGTGTTCGAGGCCGCGTCCATCTCGATTACGTCTACGTGCCGCCCTTCGGCGATGGCCACGCAGGCATCGCACGCTCCGCAGGGGTCGGTGGTTGGCCCCTGCTCGCAGTTCAGCCCCTTGGCGATGATCCGGGCAGTTGTCGTCTTCCCGGTGCCGCGAATGCCGGTCATGATGAAGGCCTGGGCAATCCGGTCGGCCTCGAAAGCGTTGCGCAGCGTGCGCACCATCGCCTCCTGCCCGACAAGGTCGGCAAAGGTCTGCGGGCGGTATTTGCGCGCCAGAACCTGATAGCCGGATTTCGGAGTTTCGCTCATGTCGCCTCGTTGCGGTGGACCGGGCTCAATCTAGGGGCTGGCCCCGGCAAGGTCCATGCCTCAGAGCGACCAGAGCACGAAACCGACTGCGAGCGTCGCCACGGAAAAGATCGCGGCGATGGTGGCAAAATGGGTATGGGTCAGCGGCTCGGCGGCATGGTCCTCCAGCCGCGCGTGGGTGCGCCGTGCATTGCGCTGGGCGAAGAAAAAGATCACCAGCGCAGCGATGATGAACAGGCTGGCCACGGCCTTGGCGGCCCATGTCGGGTCAAAATCGCCGAAAACCGCCTTGAGCCCGATCGCAACTGCAACCGAGCCGAGGCCGGTACGCATCCACCCGGCAAAGGTGC
Coding sequences within:
- a CDS encoding STAS/SEC14 domain-containing protein, with the translated sequence MPDGFTILPDTPPEVLAVSGHGTIDAAAYEEVLRPELEARLARHAHIRLLYVLEDDFEGFTTGAAISDARLGLSHLHDFSRIALVTDAEWVNHAVRLFAPLIPAPLRCFPLSRRREAEAWVSESDPSAEADADPPLGESFPV
- a CDS encoding GMC family oxidoreductase — translated: MTETTDAGEYDYIVVGAGSAGCVLANRLSANPANRVLLLEAGGSDHHHWVHIPVGYLYAMGNPRLDWCYRTAEEPGLNGRSLAYPRGKVLGGCSSINGMIYMRGQAADYDQWRQAGCTGWGWDDVLPLFRKSENHLAGASPAHGTGGELDVTEQRLHWPVLDAVAEAAQEMGIPESHDFNDGDNEGVGYFPVNQRGGWRWNARKAFLKPVRTRPNLRIETHAHAQRLTLSEGRADGVIYRQNGRLMQARAKGEIVLAAGAVNTPQLLELSGIGQPDLLQSLGIPVALEAPGVGENLQDHLQIRTVYRITGALTLNDRMRSLFGKAQIALEYALRRSGPMSMAPSQLGIFTRSGPEFDRANIEYHIQPLTLEAFGQPLDRDPGVTISVCNLRPESRGTIHATAPTADTAPEIRPNYLSARADQIVAVDSLRHARRLMATAGLQDLQPREIKPGPEVQSEEEMLKAAGDLGTTIFHPVGTARMGNDPGAVVDPELRLNGLTGLRIADASIMPTIPSGNTHAPVTMIAEKAAEMMLRAG
- the recR gene encoding recombination mediator RecR, whose translation is MAGDQEEIEGLIALMARLPGLGPRSARRAVLQLIKKRGQLLVPLADSMRRVAETARECLRCGNVGTADVCSICLSEKRATGELCVVEDVADLWAMERAGVFKGRYHVLGGVLSALDAVGPEELRIPRLAERVREEGISEVILALNATVDGQTTAHYIADQLEDMGLTITSLAQGVPVGGELDYLDDGTIGAALRARKSL
- a CDS encoding DUF1013 domain-containing protein, with amino-acid sequence MNKPLMAKATAVWLVDNTTLSFTQIAEFCGLHELEVQGIADGDVAQGVKGFDPIANNQLTQDEIDAGEKDPRHKLKLKFNQAAVGEEKRRGPRYTPLSKRQDRPASILWLVKFHPELTDGQIGKLVGTTKPTIQAIRERTHWNIQNIQPIDPVALGLCKQTELDAAVQKAAAKKAREGEAISDDERRKLLSTEQSLTAEPEPKIPSAISGLETFTLTGNDEEEDKKEETVLDADSFFNLPDDESGSDDEQP
- a CDS encoding DNA polymerase III subunit gamma/tau, which encodes MSETPKSGYQVLARKYRPQTFADLVGQEAMVRTLRNAFEADRIAQAFIMTGIRGTGKTTTARIIAKGLNCEQGPTTDPCGACDACVAIAEGRHVDVIEMDAASNTGIDDIRAEVLDTVHYAPANARYKVYIIDEVHMLSKSAFNALLKTLEEPPAHAKFIFATTEIRKVPVTVLSRCQRFDLRRIEPEDMIALMRRISEAEGGKITDDALALLARASEGSARDATSLLDQALGQGGEEASAETVRAMLGLADRGRVLDLFEMVLRGDASGALGELAQQYAEGADPMAVLRDLAEVTHWVSVTQITPDAGDDPTISPDERDRGRALAESISMRVLSRMWQMLLKSLEEVSQAPNAMMAAEMAIIRLTHVSELPTPDELIRKLKDMPPPPPPGPGGGGGNGVAAPSAQAPAVSHSAAPPISAPAGTPHGTATALAVEPEVALARYGRFEDVVELIRYHRDVKLLVEVETTLRLARYQPGRIEFEPTDDAAPDLAARLGGRLQTWTGVRWGVSVVGSGGGETIAEVRDAERMALETEVREHPLVQSVLAEFPGAKIREIRTVKEIEAEAAAEALPEVDDEWDPFEED
- a CDS encoding ribonuclease T2 family protein, which produces MRAWIAAILLGLAGPAWAEGERAGDFDYYVMSLSWSPNWCALEGRAKGSPQCDRGRGYGWVLHGLWPQYERGWPSFCRTAERDPSRSDTAQMADIMGTSGLAWYQWKKHGRCAGLSSAAYFAAAREAYGSVTRPEVFRKLKDPITLPASVVEEAWLKDNPDLGADMLTVTCKAGRIQEVRICLTKDLEPRDCGRDVVRDCTMRDAGFEPIR
- a CDS encoding YidH family protein, giving the protein MQDGCPENPDTKTEWAENRTDWAEDRTLQANERTFAGWMRTGLGSVAVAIGLKAVFGDFDPTWAAKAVASLFIIAALVIFFFAQRNARRTHARLEDHAAEPLTHTHFATIAAIFSVATLAVGFVLWSL
- a CDS encoding DUF4453 domain-containing protein, with the protein product MRLYAFVFLSASPAFAGDGTCDELWFTRNAIFHEAGYCFGSPLGQAIFGNEACTTKSPDLTAAQTARLDRVKAAEEGCVVELSRTSLDIPDLAIRRRLTVLPIRSESESGCIGWKGGPFSLRTGTSHSAETLFTLEPDDVVLFSHESEQAGGEVWDYVQVYDNGVFRKAGWAVIDWGPEVCDGLAG
- a CDS encoding YbaB/EbfC family nucleoid-associated protein, whose protein sequence is MLKGLGQLGDMAKMMKAAQEMQGKMAKLQEELAEMTVEGESGAGLVKARCTAKGVLNGLDIDPSIFNPEEKEVVEDLILAAIKDAQAKAQVKARQEMEKITREMGLPEGMDLPL